The DNA segment TCGCAGTAAGGGTCTAGATCGCAGCAGGGGTCTAGATCGCATCCATCTTCATCAGCGACCCCGTCTCCCTCTCCACCGAGTTCGTCTCCTAGCATTTCTAGACTTCGCCTTCGGGATAGTAGCGCTGAGCTAGATGCCTCCCCTTCTACGCACGCTTCAGATTCATCGGAGGATGATGATCCAGAGGAAGTGCGGTATGATCGTTATCATAGGATGATCATCAGGCCTGAGGGCAAtgggtaagatttatttattacttctttgtttttgctgaattataatagctagtcttgtttatttaatataattgttATGTTGCAGGTTCAGACCAAGTCATCAgactacaaagataatcactgaaGCTCTTGGCCGATTGTATGATGCATTCTATGCGACTTGGAGTGAATTTTCACCGGAGTTCATGGAGCGAATTTTCAACCAATTTAAGATTTTAATATAATTCTTATCTATTTaagcattatattaacaataattTCATCTAACGTTACACACTTCATTTGCAGACTAAGTGTGCCTGGGAGGACCGGCATAACAGTGCCATTCTTGcaaattttgagttcaaatgTCGTAAGAGACTATTTGATTCCTTTTGTTCTGCTCAGAAGAAGAGCAAGAAGCCTTCATCGGTTCTACCGCACATATGTGAGGATCTTCTGATGCAGTGGACTACTGAGACATTTGAGAAGAGGAGTGAACAGAGAAAGAAGGCCCAAGCATCTAAGAAGGGTGGCTCCTTGCACTGTGTGGGTGCAAGGAGCATGGGGAGTACGAGGAGACTACtggtaattccttaaaatatttaattctatttttattgaactatatttatatattttaatttagttaacatgttttattatatttgtaggaaataaaatatgggaggaagatgactcatgatgagttcttcatggagactcacatccggaagaagaaggcaccgacagatctaactagatgggtcgaggaccgggcgaagactacatatgtaagtttcataactactataacttgaaattagtgtttataatattatatagttaataattttctatcttctaaataaagggtcgCTACAAGACTAATGTGGAGGTGTACACTCAGAGCTTGCCACCGAATGAGCAAGGCGAGCGACCACCTCTTTCAGACGAAGAATCGCAAAAGATATGGTTGGATGTTGTCGGTGGTCCTAAAAAAGGGATAGCATATGACCTTCTAGAGAGCGCTAAAGGGCTGGATTGCAAAGTTTAGGGACTTCCGCCCAGGGCGAGGCAATTGATAGGTCGACTCTCTCGTCTATGGAGAAGAAGATCGCAAAGCTGACAGCAGAgcttgaagagacaaaggctagagAACATAAGAGAGATAAACAATTTGATACCCTTCAAGTTCAGCTAGAAAAGAGGGACCAACAATTTAATGTCCTTCAAGGTTAGCTGGCCAACcttcttgctagtggtgctttccccattccccggtctcgtgagcCTTCCCCAGATGTGTCTCCTTCTCGTCATGATCCTTCGAACCATGCCGACGATGAAGGTTCTAGTAGTGGAGATGGAGATGGTGCAGTACAAAACACTCATTGAATGATATTTGAACTTTTAACTTGTGAAACGTTTTGTTGTTGGGTATGATGTTTTGTTAATATAGTTTAGTGGAGATGGAGATGATATTTTGTTAATATAGTtttgatagttgttattgttgttgttattgttgttcttgttgtttttgttgatgttgttattggttgaatggcagcaatgtagtgggtgtttggacataagaattgtaaaatttcagaaaaaagtgaaaaaaatttccAAGTGAAAGTGGTATTTGAAAACTAGAgatgtgtttggacatgaatgggttattttttaaattttgtgagtgatataagtgaaaattttaaaaaacagcgttttggagtttttcaaatttttgaaaaatttcaaaatccatctttaagtgaaaatttgaaaaaagtaaaaaaattttggaaaaatccatgtatggccaaacactgatttcggaaaaaagtaaaaaaatttcgaaaaaaagtaaaatttttcttatgtccaaacatgCTCGTAATACTGCCATTATAGATGATTGGTTGTTGGCAGGTGGTGCAACTATAAAACAGCAGTATTTTACCAAAAGCTTACCTAGAAAATCGACCGCCTActgaccgaagtcggtcggaaaTGTTCAATTGATTTCCCAGAAATTTAAATTTATCGACCGACTTAGGTCGAAATTTttgattttaaatattaaatattttaataataccgaccgacttcggtcggaatttttgattttaaatattttaataataccgaccgatttcggtcggaattgaacaatttttaaaaaataaataattaaaattccgaccgaagttggtcgctaattttaaaaataattaaaaattatttttaagaatacCGACCGAATTTGGTCGGTAAGTTTATTTTATGTTAGAATATTTGATCAAAGTGCGTtgaaaattaccgaccaacttcggTCGGAAATATCGATCGTATGCGGTCGATAGACGTTAGCGACCATTATTTTTTCGACGAATTGACAACAGTCGGAAATCGGTCGATTTTTATTCGATTCCAACCGATTTCGGTCAGTTTTTCTGGACGCTTTTTGACAGTTTTTTAGTAGTGTCTATTGTTAGATTAGCGTCAAATGCAAAACATATACTccccgtttcaaattagatgaggtaccCTTTTTAGTATGTTCctaaataaatgacacatttttaaatttggaaataattcaactttaaactcttcattttaccatttacccttaatgagaaatttTATAACCACGCAAATGTCATGGTCCCACAAAACTTTTATCCCTTAAacttttaagatcacaagtttcaaaaagaaaaatcttctTAAACTTTGTACCAAGTCAAACtacctatttctatcatatttattttgttctaGTTTAAATCCGTCACTAACGATAAAGATTAGTGAGTTAAAACTTGAATATAGCAagaaagaaaagacaattagTTCTTTAATTCTCCGCACGCACCCACCCATTTAATGCTGTCTAGGCTGAATGCGGTGCAAAGAATCGAACAAAGGGTATAATGAGCAATAGCATCAGTAGTTGGTATTGTTCCCCTCCCTCCCAATTTCAATCTCAGGagtttgaaaaggaaaaaaaaaaactttagatATTATGGTCTAAaaaaattactccctccgtttcaaattagatgagttaCTTTCGTTTTTAGtctatttcaaaataaatgacacatttctaaatttgaaaataattcaactttaaattcttcattttacccattttacccttaatgagaaacttttataatcacacaaatgtcatgacctCACAAAAAaccccttaaacttttaagaccacaagtttcaaaagtctttttatttcttaaatttcgtgtcgAGTCAAACTAGCCCATCTAAATTGAAAAGGAGGGAGTACTATATAAGTATTTGTGTGACCGCAAACTCAttcattaaagaaaaatattattttaaataaaaaaatataacattaaaaaaatattacctAAATTGAGACGGATTAAATACTACTATTTATTTACTCGCCACATGTATCCAATTATGTCAATAGGttaatagcctatttggccaagcctctaaaattagcttattttgagaagtgtttttaaaaaaaatacttttggtgagaaacaatttgtgtttggctacttagtttgaaaagcacttttgaataGCAATTAATATAtagccaaacttttaaaaagtgcttataaatgtattttttttaaagtgtttttcaaaaaagtactttttggagagaaactactttcttctgcttctcaaaaactgctttTGCTTCTTCTCAAAAGCACTCTTTCCTTTCAAAAGCTTTGTCAAACaccttaattaaaaaaaaatacttttgacaaAAAAACACACGTTTGCTTCAAAAAAACTTGTTCAAACTTTAGAACGAACAAGATGCCAGAAGAGTGAaggtggagcacgatggttcctgtatacaagaataagggtgatatctaaaattgcaataacttttggggtatcaagctgcttagccatactgTGAAAGTCTGAGAGAGAGTGGTAGAGCTGAGGGCgaggaggagtgtgtctattttcgagaaccagtttgggtttatgccgggggcgttcgactacagaaaccatccaccttgttaggagattgatggagcagtatagggagagaaagaaagacttgcatatggtgttcatcgacttagaaaataCGTACGATAAAGTCCCGAtggaggttttatggagatgtttggaggctagaggtgttccTGTTGCCTACcttaggttgattaaggacatgtatgatggagtaaagacccgagtgaggacggtgggtggggattcagaccattttccggttatgatggggttgcatcaggggtcgacactcagcccttttttgtttgctatggtgatggacgtactgacgcgcCAAATCCAAGGGGAAGTGCCGtagtgcatgctatttgcagatgatattgtatttattgacgagtcgcgagacggtgtgaacgcgcaattagaggtatggaggcagaccttAGAATCTaaaagtttcaagttgagcaagaccaagacagaatacttggagtgtaagttcagtggcgagactcaaggagaGGAAAGGGAagtgaggctggactcgcaggtcatccctaggagagggagttttaagtacattgggtctattattcagggagatggggagattgatgaagatgtcacacatcataTTGGGgagggatggatgaaatggagactcgcttccggtgttttgtgtgacaagaaggtgccaccgaaatataagggtaagttctacagagtggtggttagaccaaCAATATTttatggggttgagtgttggccagtcaagatcgcttatgtccagaagatgaaggtagcatagatgaggatgttgagatggatgtgcggtcacaccaggttagataggataaAAAATGAGGTTAATCACGACAAGGtaggtgtggcccctattgaggacaagatacGGGAAGCGTGGCTTAGGTgatttggtcatgtgaggaggagcacagacgccccggttaggaggtgtgagaggttgacattggagggcctacagagaggtagaggtaggccaaagaaaaGGTGGGGAAAGGTGATTAGGCAAAACATGACGtagcttcagctgaccgaggacatgacccttgataagaaggtatggaggtcgatgattagggtagtagagtaggtagtctagagtgttcataacagtagtattggcacgcagtcttgctttctgttggtagtaggtttttatgactaaccattgttttctttcattgttgatcaccttactgtcttgttgtttttattctgctttttgtctatattttcattaatgtggtgcttatgttttcttttttaatgtggtgcttatactttcctgagccgagggtctattggaaacaccctctctatcctcacaaggtatgGGTAAAGTCTGcgcacacactaccctccccaaattcTACGGTGTAGGATAATATTGGAtatgttgttgctgttgttgctgtaaACACCTTAattttaagaagaaaaataaacttttgacgaaaaaaaatacttttatctCAAAAAAAAACTTGGTCAAATATGCTATAAATCTTACAAATTTGTCCTTACACTGTACCCCACGTAACATGGACCAGCCTTATCACAGTTAACACCTCTCCTCGGTAGTGTTGAATTCAACACTTGTCAACCTGCATGCTTGCAGAGTTTCAAACTCATCAAAAATTCCCCCGCTAAATCAAAGATCTCTTCATCAAAACTTCCGAATGAGCTTCCATCACAGTTCAAAATTCATAACTATGGCAATTTTCACTAAACCAAAGCTCTTATTTCTCTTCTTCTTGATCCTCTcaatctttctttcttctcaatgTGATGAAGAAGAGAACAATCCCTACTTATTTGAGTCACAGAGGTTCAGATCTCGATTTAAATCAAAACATGGTGAATTTCGAGTCCTTGAGAAATTCACTGAAAGATCTGAACTTCTTGGAGGACTAGAGAAGTATGGAGTTGCAGTCCTTGAATTTGAACCTCTGTCTTTCATGTTTCCTCATCACTGTGATGCTGAAATCATACTTTTTGTTGTTAGAGGTAAGTCCCTTTTGCTTGTATATTTGCTCATGGTTCATACTAAAACGACTAGGCGAACTCTGTGAATTACTACGTACGGAGtaattgtttttctttcttttcaggaAGAGGAACAATAAGTATAGCGGAACAAGAAGAGAAGAACTCCTTCAACTTGGAAAATGGAGATGTAATCAGAGTGAATGCTGGTTCAACAATCTACATGATCAACAGGAATAACAATGAAAGGTTCTTTGTTTACGTGCTAGCCAAGACCGTTCATATTCCTGGCCAATTTCAGGTAACCATAGTCCCTCCTATTTCAATTGATATGGCTTAATTTGATCTAACACGGAGTTTAGAGGTAGATTGTCACGACCTGGCGAGGGTCATGACCGGCGCTAAGTGGGTCTAAGACCACTAACTCTTTCTGTTTCATGTCAAAAATCCGGCAAGAGTCTCCTCTGTACCGGTAGCAATCCAAAACTTTAAACGTGTCAGCAAACCCAAACTCGACACACCATAACTACAATAACAGTAAAGTACAAAGTCTaaaataaatatcaacaacaCAAAGCCACATGATTCAACATCAACTTTACACGTCTCAAGCTACTCTATTACTACGCAAGCCAAAATATAAGTCCAAGACCGACTTAAGGAGCAGAACTCTAGGATTTAAACCAACAACATGCCAAAAGGTCTAAGCAAAATGACAACCCACGCGAAGCAAGTGCGAGGCTTACGGGATCCATGGTCAGCTCTGTCAATCACTATACCTGAGTCGAAATGTCAGCTTCAGCTATATTATCTGTGgtatggaaaaaaaaaaaaagaaacacgGCACCGATTGAGAGTAATAATGTCAACCATAGTAATTATTTGGAACAAGCATATATCAGAAATCATGTATCTCATAAGATCTTCAACAATAGTTTATTAACCCAACACAATAATTCATGTATGAAATGATAAATCAAGGGAGTGAAAACATGCTCATAATTATATTTTTCTATAATCTCTTTAAAATGAGAGATACTTAAGCTAGAGTCACCATGGGTCTACCATGGCCGTCTGACAACCCCGTCAGCTAGGTTCCCTTCTAGAGCGCATAAGTGTGATATACACCGGTCTATCATACCAGGTGCACCAGGTCTTTAGATAACGGCGATCTGGCCAAGTTGATTCTCAAAGCCATTTCCTTTATAGCACAGTATATTTTTACACTTCTTCTATCAAGAATTAAATCCAAAATAAGGAGAAGAAATCATAAATAAACTAACTCCAAAGCATATTAATTGTAAAAGACATCATGTATTAAAGCGTCATTTAGCATATATCAACATACCGAATTATACTATTGCTTGTCCATATGCAAGTAAATAAGcttttgtcaaatatttttgATGCAAGAAACTAGTTTCAAATATGCTATAGTTGAAAATCAACTATGGAAGAGTCATCACTCGCAATACTATTGCCGAACAACTTCAAGTTGCTTCCGATAATCGTGTCGTCAAATATCATTATCTAAAATACAATACAAGGTTTGATTAATTATTCTTAAACTCATGAAATTACATATTTCTAGtgataaaaacttataatttCTGATTCCCACTTCAACTATTGCACCAAGTCACTTCTCTGTACAAATAGTTTGAGTGGCAACTCTAGCATTCCTACCTAAATTTTtgttctaaaaataatttcaacattCTTTAATAGCAGGTTATAAAAATTGTGCTTCATACTCGGAAAAGTTTATATTCGGCTGGTGTGTACATCAATTTATTTATTCCTAGCCATCTTCAAAAGGACTTGCGGTCTTTATTCTATTCTGGAAAAGAatatcttttctcttctttgcttCCTGATAATTTGCTACCCGATTACTTTGCCCCAAAGTTGAAGTTTCCCCATTTTCATAATTGACTTTGTAAGTTTCAGCTATTACGTATTACTCCTAGAAAAAGAAGAGATCGATTGATgggtaaatatttttttcatacaCACCTGAATGAAGGAGCAATAACAGAGTAAGGAATTTAGGTGTTTGCCGGGAGCGTTAGCCTTAGATTTTGCTTCTAGGTTTCTGGTTCTTGCTATTCTTTCCTTAatattctctctcttctttttctttttctttttcttggagAGTTGCTGCCAACTTCACGATGAAACCAGCAAAGctggtttttcttcttcttttataaaCCTTCATAGACCGCCTCTTTTGTTCCCTCTCTCACCgcctctttctctttctttctttttccctttttgtttgtttgttactttgTTATAATATTTGTCTTATTAACTTAATTAGTTTCGTGGGCCAAGCCCCAGTTCGTTGGTCATTACATAGATGAAGATTTTTGAAATATATGGTATTAAGTCATAATAtaaataattgttttttttttataatttgtaattttaaatatatcatAATATTCGTGTGATTATAAGCTTGTATGAACGAACGGTAGaatagaaatttaaattaaatttgtttaaattttgaaatGTGTTCCTTTTTTGGAAAGGATCTAATAAAGAAAGAGTGTCATTCTTTTGGATCGGAGGGAGTAGAATTGAAGATAATAGGCCCCAAAATTTTGTCTCTCCCCTGGGAAATTATTTTATTCAACCTTTTAAATTTGGGAGggaatatttttataattgtttaatatttcTATTCTTGACCTGCAAATTTGGTCAAATGAGACTTCATACAAAATACCGACAATTTGGGACATGGTAGTGTAAGATGTTTTTGGATACTAATATAATATCTGAATTCAGGAATATTTTAGTGGTGGAGGTGAAAATCCAGAATCCTTCTACAGAGCTTTCAGCAGTGAGATTCTGGAGACTGCTTTCAATGTAAGCCAGCTGCTGCTTAATTCAGCAAAAGAATTACTCCTCTTTAATTCAGTGTTTTGATTCACGTTACTTGCAATCTTAATTACTTGTAAATTGTATTTGCTCTTATAATTCATTAGATCCCAAGGGACACGATAGAGGGGCTATTTGGACAACAAAGAAAGGGAATATTTGTCAAAGCCTCTGAAGAGCAAATTAGAGCAATAAGCGAACACGCTTCACGCTCCACTAAGCAACAAACTAGAGGTCCTTTCAATCTATTGAATGAACGCCCATTACTTGGAAACAGATTTGGACAGTACTTTGAAGCAACCCCAGAGAGATTCGAACAGTTGAGGGATTTGGATGCTGCTGCTGGTATCATGAACATAAACCAAGTAAGCGACttttcaatttaaataatttcagAGATGACCTCACATTGGATTTTGCTTCCTAACACTAACATCCCATGGACATATACTGAATGGAGCGATATGGACGATGAAGATTTATATAGCCGAACCTTACTTTTGAACGTTCTAGAATTAATTTTGCAGGGTGGAATGTTATTACCAGTCTACTGTACAAGGACAACATGGTTTGTCATGGTTGTAGAAGGAAATGGGCGCTTTGAAATGGCATGCCCTCATCTTGGTAGCCAAAGCCAGAGACAGGGGCGCCACTACCAGAAAGTCCAAGGTTCTCTATCAGTTGGTGATGTTCTGATAATTCGTGCAGGCCATCCTATTACCGTTGTAGCCACCGGGGATTCAGATCTCAGAATGGTTGGTATTGGATTCAATGCTCATAACAACAGAATGAACTTCCTTGCAGGTATGGTATTACTTTCCTCATTTCTTTATTACTTGACATAGTTGGAACATCTTATTTTTCATGGTACTAATTCCACTTTCTCTAAACAATTACGTGTAATTATTTACACTATCATTGTACAGAATTAAACTCTCTTTTTTATATTCTTGGCTGGTTTGAAATTTAAGGTCGACAAAGCATATGGAGAAATATAGACAGAGAAGCAAAAGAAGTGTCATTCAACATGCCAGCAAGGGAGGTGGAAGAAATCTTGCAGAAGCAAGATCAGTCCTATTTTGTGGCAGGACCAGAGCAGCGACAGCAACAGATGAGGGAAGAAGCAACAAGGGAACGACAATATGTTTCTTCAAGTTTGGACTTCGTTTTCTAAGTTGTAGACAGCACGAGGCACCTTTGGCCTAAGGTAAATCCGCCCCCTTAGCACAAGGCAGCAAGAATGAAGTGAGAGCTTTGTGAGTAAATACGAAAATGGGTCCAAGAGTAGATGTACTAACTGCGTACTTAAAATAAATGGGCGTCGTCTGTGGCATAGCGTTAATGGCGTCTTCTAATATCTTCTCAAGTGCAATGTAACTTTTGTAACATAAATAAAGTTCCTCCTTTTAAAACAGAAGATAGAGAACCTTGTGCTGAGTTCCTCGTATCCTCTTCTTTCTGTGAAGAAAATTGCATTTAATCTCATTCTTATCCCAAAATCTTCAAGGACTTAGAGATTTAAAGTTAGAAATGTAGCCTACTAAAAATGTGGGAAAATGGAATTAATATGATTTTCGTAAGTAATTAAGTAACAAGTCACCGCAAATGGACACTGAAAATATAAAGTGATTATTAAATGGGAGCAACTTTAAAGTACAGAACATGGCTTCTCCTTTTTTATCCCAAAAGTTAGCATATTCTCCCAAAGTAAACAAATCGAATAGAGTCTGGAAACAGTTTGGTTTCTGAATTCAAGAAATTCACAATGGCCAAGTGCGCAACCTTAGTTCTTGGTTTTCTAGCATATCTTTCAGGTACTTTCACATCTTCAAGAAATCCAAACTAATAAGTACTCCTGCTACTTTAAGATAAAAATTTCCATTGTTAATTGGCATTAATTTCCATTTGAAggattctttttttatttaacttTTATACATTTTCAAAGGATTATAACACAATTAATGTATTTCATCTGGTTATAACGAGTAATCTGTCTTACAACTTGTTTGTATGGTTGTTACttgttgtattgtattatattgttacttaaaatataatgtttgttttgattgttacttaaattttattgtatcgtatcgttaaatctgtcgttacataacgacgaaaagtgtcactttatggaacaaccgatttggtgtggttgcGTCATTATCTTatattttttctctcatcttgcccttcctttattattaaataatcatatttaatCTTTtatcctacctttttatataataattctaccttgtaccttattttttttttataatataacaagtttattctttatatttgtatacggtcaaaatcgggcccGATTTTGTATGGTTAATCGAGACCGGGATGGCAGATCGAGGTTCAATCCCAAAttatattggatcgttacatgAATAAATATTGTCTAGTTCGTGATTCAGGGATTGATCGAGATCGAGACCAGCTAAGGTCGAGACCGAGAAGGATAGAGATCTAGCGAGATCGAAGGAAGCCTGCTAAGTCGAATAACAGAAAGCCGAGGAATCCGTGACCGGGCGAGGATTGTGGCGGAGATCTCGGCATGTATCAAGTCAAGACCGGTTGATTAGCCAATCAAGAGATTTCcttctgtatttagaattgtaccatatgtagaactcatctactatataaagggggtttcAATCATTTTGTAAGCACAGATTCACGCataacaaagcaatatattacgTTTTCTCTCTTAAGTTCTCTTATTCAGTAGTTCAGTTCTTACTCTTCAATAATACACTTAGTTGGTGCGAGGGAAACCTAGCTCAAGGTCCAAAGCTGTATGATATATTGGTTTGCCttattttacagttaatttctaacttcaattttcatatttctcaatttgtgtcaagtgaaatcacatatccttaaaaccatttacaaatctaattgttatccgattttaagggtaaacaatattgttggtgcatgataCCATGAAACGACAGCAAACAATACAATATATCCAGACATTGTATATATCAAAacgatacgatacgatacaatacgCTACATAACAATGATGACTTCACCTTTCACAATAGGTGAGCTGAATGTGAAAAAGTTATTTGCGCTGTTAGCATATTAAGtttaactcttttttttaacCCAGTTTTGGTAGCGGAAAGTATGGTATGCTTGCTATTTAGACAGTATACCAGGTGGTTGTGTTTAccgaaaaaatcggataacgttagatttgtgtatggttctaaggatatgcgatgcAATTCGATATAAATCACGTAGAGAAATGGAAATATGTGTATTGTTGACTGTGAGGATGAAAATAATAAGCGAAAAGAATGAATAATTAAAACGAGCACAAGGGGATAACTGTCAATATAAGAAGTGatcttccttttgtttttctcttttagcTTACAAGAATTCTcccttttatagaagagggtgattacaaaaaaataataaaataaaacatatagtggaaggcccatgatgacttgtctcttccttgattcctgccaagattttctctcttggtgcggttgcaacggctcttgtctgtgagctcgatactagctcgaactcgttacttggtcgggcccttcggtcttggatcgagttcgaccttcgagatgggcgtcgcgcatttccgacctcgGAGCAGTGCCTTGAGGATCGattcggtcacgggctcgataggaTTATCGAGCCGCCTCCTCGAGTGACCTTCGGGCTCGAGGTTCGTTAGTATCGACCTcagagctcactcccaaaatctcattccgactttttaacactcgaactcgatcgaacgtaggaaggccgaaatctattttgaccgtatacagatagtcccctcgtttcttgaaaaaggatgtggtgagaaacgatatgatttcccagCAGCTCGATCAGATATACACTAATGTTTTTATCGATCCCGACCATGACGTATGTAATGCTCGATCATCTTATGCGTCTTtacagtccccgactttatcgaggatACCCGAATTTTTTCTTCCCCTGTGGGAATTTCCAGTTACCTTCGGTCCTTGGTGACCGGAGAagatcaatcagtgatgaatgcggtAGGGCCCGCCTGTcttttcaacgaggcccaacatgctttgaatcgtGTAACTTCTGATGACATTTTCACCGCTTCTTTTACACAGAGTTGTAGGTAATTCTAATGTTTCTCCTTTTGTTTACAGGCTTCGATGTTGAAGTTAATCAAGCCAAAGCCGTGGGCATGGTCGAACATGCAAAGTGGCAGGCTCGGAGAGAGGCTCTCAAAGGGGTCAAAGCTCAGGTCTTCGACATTGGGGCCGAGATTGAAGTCGCCAGGGCGGAGGAGAACAGAGCTCGGAGGTTGGCCTTTCCTGAGGAGGACTCCGATGACTCGGGGGAGTCTAAAGAAGAGGACGATGCCGAGAATACGGCCTCCGATGAAGATTGAGTCGTTTAGGGCCTTAGGTCGATCGCTGCGTTATTGTGATACCGCTTTCGATTTTTGTATAAAGAACTTCCT comes from the Nicotiana tabacum cultivar K326 chromosome 14, ASM71507v2, whole genome shotgun sequence genome and includes:
- the LOC107832658 gene encoding vicilin Cor a 11.0101-like, yielding MSFHHSSKFITMAIFTKPKLLFLFFLILSIFLSSQCDEEENNPYLFESQRFRSRFKSKHGEFRVLEKFTERSELLGGLEKYGVAVLEFEPLSFMFPHHCDAEIILFVVRGRGTISIAEQEEKNSFNLENGDVIRVNAGSTIYMINRNNNERFFVYVLAKTVHIPGQFQEYFSGGGENPESFYRAFSSEILETAFNIPRDTIEGLFGQQRKGIFVKASEEQIRAISEHASRSTKQQTRGPFNLLNERPLLGNRFGQYFEATPERFEQLRDLDAAAGIMNINQGGMLLPVYCTRTTWFVMVVEGNGRFEMACPHLGSQSQRQGRHYQKVQGSLSVGDVLIIRAGHPITVVATGDSDLRMVGIGFNAHNNRMNFLAGRQSIWRNIDREAKEVSFNMPAREVEEILQKQDQSYFVAGPEQRQQQMREEATRERQYVSSSLDFVF